The following are encoded in a window of Telmatobacter sp. DSM 110680 genomic DNA:
- a CDS encoding DUF2334 domain-containing protein, which yields MASSPAQYLIRFDDLCPTMLSNRCERFLSLLSLYKVAPILAVVPDNQDPDLNLQPPDPYFWDRIRTCEAAGATIAMHGYQHLCTSSGNSLLHLHHETEFAGVSESRQREWIRCGLEILRGHRLNPRLFVAPRHGFDRNTLRALACEGLGVLSDGFALRSFTRHDVLWVPQQLWGPVEKSTGLWTICIHTNTATAALEEKLETFLRSNSKQFTSFNNVIADTLPDNLSWSERLAESIAYQRMRMSAAKTRMLHAS from the coding sequence ATGGCATCATCTCCAGCGCAATACCTCATTCGCTTCGACGATCTTTGTCCAACAATGTTGAGCAATCGATGCGAACGCTTCCTCTCCCTTTTAAGCCTCTACAAGGTAGCGCCGATCCTCGCTGTCGTTCCCGATAATCAGGATCCCGATCTGAACCTGCAGCCTCCAGATCCATACTTCTGGGATCGAATACGCACATGCGAAGCCGCCGGAGCCACCATCGCCATGCACGGCTATCAGCACCTCTGCACCAGCAGCGGTAACTCACTGCTCCATCTCCACCACGAGACCGAGTTCGCAGGTGTGAGTGAATCGCGACAGCGAGAATGGATTCGTTGCGGATTAGAAATTCTTCGCGGACACCGCCTGAATCCACGTTTGTTCGTTGCTCCCCGCCACGGATTCGATCGCAATACTCTTCGCGCGCTGGCATGCGAAGGTCTCGGAGTCCTGTCCGACGGATTTGCTCTTCGCTCCTTCACTCGTCACGACGTTTTGTGGGTACCCCAGCAGCTTTGGGGGCCGGTTGAGAAATCAACAGGGCTCTGGACCATCTGCATTCACACAAATACCGCGACGGCAGCACTCGAAGAAAAACTGGAGACGTTTTTACGTTCCAACTCCAAACAGTTCACGAGCTTCAACAACGTCATCGCAGACACCTTGCCAGACAATTTAAGTTGGAGCGAACGCCTGGCAGAGTCCATCGCATATCAACGCATGAGGATGTCTGCAGCAAAAACCCGCATGCTCCATGCGTCCTGA
- the ruvC gene encoding crossover junction endodeoxyribonuclease RuvC: protein MRVFGIDCGTEITGFGVVESDDSEQLPRLVCKIHGAIRLLKTKSMPERLCDMHQSLAAELERWQPEVVAIEEVFYSVNAKSALKLGQVRGVALLAAAQLKLPVAEYAPLSIKSSVVGYGLAKKEQVQFMVSRLLNLPEPPQPADAADALAIAICHLHTAQTLALQGGRR, encoded by the coding sequence ATGCGCGTCTTCGGTATTGACTGCGGCACTGAAATCACCGGGTTCGGCGTAGTAGAGTCGGATGATTCCGAACAGCTGCCTCGTCTTGTCTGCAAGATCCATGGGGCGATCCGGCTCCTCAAAACGAAATCGATGCCTGAGAGACTTTGCGACATGCATCAGAGTCTGGCCGCGGAACTAGAGCGCTGGCAGCCTGAAGTCGTTGCAATTGAAGAAGTTTTCTACTCCGTGAATGCCAAGTCGGCACTCAAGCTTGGACAGGTACGGGGCGTCGCCCTGCTGGCTGCGGCGCAGCTCAAACTGCCGGTGGCAGAATATGCACCGCTCAGTATAAAGTCGTCAGTTGTGGGATACGGGCTAGCGAAAAAGGAACAAGTGCAGTTCATGGTTTCCCGGCTCCTCAACCTGCCGGAGCCCCCGCAGCCGGCCGATGCTGCCGATGCGCTAGCGATCGCGATATGTCACTTGCATACTGCCCAGACTCTCGCTCTTCAAGGGGGACGGCGATGA
- a CDS encoding DUF6600 domain-containing protein, translating to MNPFIKVWLRPAASVVGLALFLASGLVYGQQADPNVRAARLSDVEGDVQLTEGSQILANPALVNTPLFEGVQITTKDDGRAELQFDDGSVARISPNSSLKIAVLRQEGSTTHAELDLQNGLAYFEFQGDASGSRTIARFGDSSVTATGFTVVRVNLDNLPGELAVFSGNAHLQRGKSLSLDLHGGESVALNAADPSIYNLAETIEPDSWDAWNADRDQELTSQLSAKTAASGNAVNSNNPAWGDLDANGNWYNVPGEGYVWSPLEAASGNWDPYGCGNWVWTPQFGYVWVSCEQWGYLPYMSGSWNYYDDFGWGWQPGYGYPWWETGSWGWNIGNRPYRYQPPHRPHGGPVKPPGDPIRRGGFYQPNPVLAVNRGPSAPTARPVHPIGRPVTIAGNTVAPLKPLMPRPPYSPLNSSGFNRPNPGYAVYPGYGGNSGYGVNRGYINPGAGTRTGTGYVPWANSGTNRSGSWTAPAAPGGGYHPSAPAPSRGYSGAGAPSSHVSSGGGGGGGGHVSSGGGGGGGGGHAGGGGGASASGGHH from the coding sequence ATGAATCCATTCATCAAGGTGTGGTTAAGGCCAGCTGCCAGCGTCGTGGGGCTGGCTTTGTTTTTGGCGTCAGGCCTCGTCTATGGACAGCAGGCAGATCCAAACGTGCGCGCGGCCCGCTTGAGCGATGTGGAAGGAGACGTCCAGCTCACCGAGGGCAGCCAGATTCTGGCCAACCCGGCACTCGTGAATACTCCTCTATTCGAGGGCGTCCAGATCACGACTAAGGACGATGGAAGAGCTGAGTTGCAATTCGATGACGGAAGCGTCGCGCGCATCTCTCCCAACAGCTCGCTGAAGATTGCCGTTCTCCGCCAGGAAGGCTCCACAACCCATGCCGAACTGGATCTTCAAAACGGATTGGCTTATTTTGAGTTCCAGGGGGATGCGTCAGGAAGCCGTACCATTGCCCGCTTTGGCGACAGCTCGGTTACTGCTACCGGTTTCACTGTAGTGCGTGTTAATCTCGATAATCTTCCCGGCGAACTCGCAGTCTTTTCCGGTAATGCTCACCTCCAACGCGGCAAATCACTGTCTCTTGATCTGCACGGTGGTGAAAGCGTCGCGCTTAACGCCGCCGACCCAAGTATCTACAATCTCGCGGAAACCATCGAGCCCGACTCCTGGGATGCCTGGAATGCGGATCGCGATCAGGAGTTGACCTCACAGCTATCGGCTAAAACTGCGGCCAGCGGCAATGCGGTCAACAGTAACAACCCGGCGTGGGGAGACCTCGACGCCAACGGTAACTGGTACAACGTTCCCGGCGAAGGCTACGTTTGGTCGCCGCTCGAAGCGGCCTCAGGAAACTGGGATCCTTACGGATGTGGCAACTGGGTCTGGACCCCTCAATTTGGATACGTCTGGGTGTCCTGCGAACAATGGGGCTACTTGCCCTACATGAGCGGAAGCTGGAATTACTACGACGACTTCGGCTGGGGCTGGCAGCCAGGGTACGGGTACCCCTGGTGGGAGACCGGTAGCTGGGGCTGGAACATCGGAAATCGTCCTTACCGCTATCAGCCACCACATCGTCCCCACGGAGGACCCGTAAAACCTCCAGGTGATCCGATTCGGCGCGGTGGCTTCTATCAGCCCAATCCAGTTCTGGCAGTCAATCGAGGACCCAGCGCACCCACTGCAAGGCCCGTCCATCCTATTGGCCGGCCGGTGACGATTGCGGGGAACACAGTCGCACCACTCAAGCCTCTTATGCCACGGCCGCCTTATAGCCCGCTCAACTCTTCCGGATTCAACCGTCCAAATCCCGGTTACGCAGTATACCCGGGCTACGGAGGGAACTCCGGCTACGGGGTCAATCGCGGGTACATCAATCCAGGTGCGGGTACCCGCACGGGAACCGGCTATGTTCCATGGGCGAATTCGGGCACAAACCGTTCGGGGTCTTGGACCGCTCCCGCTGCTCCCGGTGGCGGATATCACCCTTCAGCGCCAGCGCCCAGCCGCGGATACTCAGGCGCAGGCGCTCCGAGCAGCCACGTATCGAGTGGTGGCGGAGGAGGCGGTGGTGGCCACGTTAGCAGTGGGGGTGGAGGCGGCGGAGGCGGCGGTCATGCTGGCGGCGGTGGTGGAGCATCAGCAAGCGGAGGCCATCACTAA